One stretch of Gloeocapsa sp. PCC 73106 DNA includes these proteins:
- the fetB gene encoding iron export ABC transporter permease subunit FetB: MNNLIELNGEDLVYALGIILGAIAISRWQKLGLESQLIFAAGRSVLQLLVVGYFLTIIFALKNPLSVLGLLLIMLSIAAVVTRNRISQKLKGLLGSIWLSLFWGNVLTLAYTIVLIIRPSPWYEPQYLIPLMGMILGQGMNSASLTGERLVSLITTNRWEIETHLCLGATPTQAIARYRTEAIRTGFIPILNQMTVVGIVSLPGMFTGQVLAGTNPLSAAAYQILILFMIVLSNLITIVLVTRGLTRRFFNPAAQLVLP, translated from the coding sequence TTGAATAATCTAATTGAACTTAACGGCGAAGATTTAGTCTACGCCTTAGGCATTATTCTGGGAGCGATCGCTATCTCTCGCTGGCAAAAACTCGGCTTAGAGTCTCAGTTAATTTTTGCCGCGGGTCGCTCTGTGTTGCAACTGCTGGTAGTGGGTTATTTTCTGACTATCATTTTTGCTCTGAAAAACCCCTTGAGTGTTTTGGGTTTACTGTTGATTATGTTAAGTATTGCTGCGGTAGTTACTCGCAATCGCATTAGTCAAAAGCTCAAAGGGTTACTGGGCAGCATCTGGCTCTCGTTGTTTTGGGGGAACGTCTTAACTCTCGCTTACACAATCGTGTTGATTATTAGACCCTCACCCTGGTACGAACCCCAATATTTAATACCCCTAATGGGTATGATTTTGGGTCAGGGGATGAATAGCGCTTCCTTAACAGGAGAACGTTTGGTAAGTTTGATCACCACTAACCGTTGGGAAATAGAAACACATCTGTGTTTAGGAGCAACCCCAACCCAGGCGATCGCCCGCTATCGCACCGAAGCAATCCGCACTGGTTTTATTCCCATTCTTAATCAAATGACGGTAGTGGGTATAGTCAGTTTACCAGGTATGTTTACCGGGCAAGTGCTAGCGGGGACTAATCCCCTCAGCGCCGCGGCTTACCAGATTTTGATCTTGTTTATGATTGTTCTGAGCAACCTGATTACTATTGTCTTAGTAACCCGTGGTTTGACTCGCCGGTTTTTTAATCCAGCGGCCCAGTTAGTGCTTCCATGA
- a CDS encoding PEP-CTERM sorting domain-containing protein — MKKLLSAIAGIFTLGSLSAEAASFTYDFVPPPGGVLPSFQVFSAGPRTPNLTVTGLRNGIGSDLNVINPDGVGVNLNPDGASTGRDDDVVEQIEFSFPGTQEVRLVDLTFTSISSLFINRTVTLSVDGGAGFEFTLRGPNSPVTVPASALGPDLMGNTFVFTPADNNDVFRITSATFVPEPLTILGTGLALVSMPLMKKAQQKK, encoded by the coding sequence ATGAAAAAATTATTATCAGCGATCGCAGGTATATTTACTCTAGGATCTCTATCAGCAGAAGCAGCAAGTTTTACATATGATTTCGTTCCTCCCCCCGGAGGTGTTCTACCTAGTTTCCAAGTTTTTAGCGCAGGTCCAAGGACTCCCAATTTGACTGTTACTGGATTAAGAAATGGAATAGGATCTGATCTCAATGTTATTAATCCCGATGGTGTGGGAGTTAATCTTAATCCCGATGGTGCTAGTACGGGTAGAGATGATGACGTTGTCGAACAGATTGAGTTCAGTTTCCCTGGTACTCAGGAGGTGCGCTTGGTGGACCTAACTTTTACTTCCATTAGTAGTCTTTTTATAAATCGTACTGTTACTTTATCTGTGGACGGAGGTGCAGGATTTGAATTTACACTTCGAGGTCCCAATAGCCCTGTAACGGTCCCTGCTTCGGCTTTAGGACCTGACCTTATGGGTAACACATTTGTCTTTACTCCCGCCGATAACAACGATGTCTTCCGTATCACTAGCGCGACTTTTGTTCCTGAACCTTTAACTATTCTCGGTACAGGCTTAGCTTTGGTTTCTATGCCTTTGATGAAAAAAGCGCAACAAAAAAAGTAG
- a CDS encoding zinc ribbon domain-containing protein, producing YKIEDKGGLMLMLDPKKIKPSQRCPNCGAVHKDWANLSNREHLCSDCGFKIPRDKGSAMVMYNVATNKQPGLGTSLDNLECSSSTSKTSKRKHTGSMKQLGQLKRQKRTSHA from the coding sequence TACAAAATCGAAGATAAAGGCGGCTTAATGCTGATGCTTGATCCTAAAAAAATCAAACCATCACAAAGATGTCCAAACTGTGGCGCAGTTCATAAAGATTGGGCTAATTTGTCAAACAGAGAGCACTTATGCTCAGATTGCGGGTTCAAAATTCCTAGAGATAAAGGATCGGCGATGGTGATGTACAACGTTGCCACCAATAAGCAACCGGGGTTAGGAACTAGCCTCGACAACCTTGAATGTTCAAGCTCTACTTCAAAGACCAGTAAGCGTAAGCATACAGGATCTATGAAGCAACTTGGGCAACTGAAAAGGCAGAAACGCACATCTCATGCGTAG